GGAGCTGTCGCACAGCCCGGGCATCGGCCAGAACTTCTATATTTGGGGCATTCAAATTTCCGGTATCGGGAGTCTGGCGACGGGCATCAACTTTATCGTCACGATTCTGAAAATGCGCGCGCCCGGCATGAAGCTGATGAAAATGCCGATGTTTTCCTGGTCGGTGCTGGCGAGCTGCGTCGCGATCATTTTTGCTTTCCCGATTTTGACGGTGACGCTGGCGCTCCTGTTCCTCGACCGTTTTCTCGGGGCCCACTTCTTCACGCTTGCGAGCGGCGGCAACCCGATGATGTACATTAATTTGATCTGGATGTGGGGCCATCCGGAGGTATATATCGTCGTCCTGCCGGCCTTCGGCGTCTTCTCGGACGTGGTCGCGACGTTCGCGAAGAAGAAGCTGTTCGGCTACAAATCGATGGTGTTCGCGATGATGAGCATCAGCATCATGTCGTTCTTCACCTGGCTGCACCATTTCTTCACGATGGGCACGGGCGCGGACGTCAACGTCTTTTTCGCGATCACCACAATGATTATCGCCATACCGACCGGCGTCAAAATTTTCAACTGGCTGTTCACGATGTTCCGCGGGCGGATCACGTTCTCGACGCCGATGATGTGGACCGTCGCGTTCATTCCGTGCTTCGTCGTCGGCGGCATGACCGGCGTGCTGCTGTCGGTCGCCCCGGCTGATTTTCAGTTCCATAACAGCTACTTCCTGATCGCGCATTTCCATCAAGTGCTGATCGGCGGCGTCGTGTTCGGCTATTTCGCCGGCCTTTATTACTGGTGGCCGAAAATTTTCGGCTTCAAGCTGAACGAGCACTTGGGCAAATGGGCGTTCTGGTTCTGGAATATCGGGTTCTATGTCTGCTTCATGCCGCAGTATTTCCTTGGGCTGATGGGGATGACGCGGCGCACGTACACGTACGATTTCGACATGGGCTGGGGACCGCTCAACCTGATTTCGACGATCGGCGGCTTCCTGATGGGTCTGGCGTTCCTGTTCCAGGTCTGGCAGATCGCTCACAGCATCAAGTTCATGCAGCGCGATACGACGGGCGATCCGTGGAACGGCCGCACGCTTGAATGGTCGATTCCTTCGCCGGCACCTCTGTACAACTTTGCCGTCCTGCCGCAGGTCGAAGCGACCGACGACTGGTGGGAGACGAAGGAGAAGCTGGCCGCCGGCGAGAAGCCCAAACCGCAAGGGCCGATCGAACCGATTCATATGCCGAAAAACTCGGCGATCCCGTTCGTGAAATCGACGCTCTGGTTTTTCGCGGGCTTCGGCTTCGTTTGGGATTGGCTGTGGCTCGCGATACCGGCGATGATCGGCATCGGCATCTGCATGCTGGCTCGTTCGTTCTCGTACGATACCGACTATTACATTCCGGTTGACGAAATCCGGCAGACGGAAGCGAAGATGAGGAGGGCGACGGTCTGATGGCACACGCACACGCAGCAGCATCGGAGCATGTCCACGATGACCATCACGGGCATCATGAGCATGACGGGCATCACGATCAAGAGTCGCTGAAATTGTTCGGCTTCTGGATCTTTCTTATTACGGACTGCATTCTGTTCGGCACGCTGTTCGCCACCTACGTCGTCCTGCGCAACAGCACCGCCGGCGGTCCGGAAGCGCACGAGCTGTTTGAAATGCCGGGCGTTATCGCCGAGACGTTCATTCTGCTGACCAGCAGCTTCACGAGCGGTCTGGCCGTGCTGTCGATGCATCAGGGCAGCAAGCGCGGCCTGATCGGATGGCTGGCGGTGACGGCGGTGCTCGGCGCCTCGTTCGTCGGGCTGGAAGTGACCGAGTTTGTGAAAATGGTGACCGTGGAGCATGCGACGATCGCCACCAGCGGCTTTCTGTCCGGCTTCTTCGTGCTCGTCGGCACACACGGACTGCACGTCTCGGTCGGCCTGATCTGGATGACCGCGCTGATGATCCAGATCGGCAGACGCGGCATTACGTCGGTCACAACGCGCAAGGTCGGCGTAATCAGCCTGTACTGGCACTTTCTAGACGTCGTTTGGATTTTCGTCTTCACGGTCGTTTACCTGATGGGGGTGATGTAACATGGCGCAAACCGAATCGGCCGCCGCTCATCATAACGGGCACGGGCATGGGGGCGGGAACGCGTCCCACGGGTCGCTGAAATCGTACGTCATCGGCTTCGTGCTGTCGATCGTGCTGACGATCATCCCGCTTGTCGTCGTAATGAATCATATGCTCGGCCGGACGGGGACGATGATCCTGATCGTGGCGATGGCCGTCTTGCAGTTCGCCGTCCAGCTGTTATTCTTCATGCACCTGCGCGAAGGAGAGAACGCCAGGTGGAACGTTTTGGCGCTGGTGCTCGGCCTCGTCGTCCTGATCACCATCGTAGCCGGATCGATCTGGATTATGACATACAATACGCCTAATATGTAAGGGATAAGAAGACAATCCCGTTTGCGCGCGTCCGGAATGCTCGGGCGCGCGCATTTTTGCATGAAAAATTTAATTCGGCTGTGGCCGCCGATGCCTCTGGACGACTCATCGTCAGGGTGGTAAAGTGACAGAAGAAGCTGGCGCCAAGGAGCGAACGACGATGACGAAGGACGACAACAGGCAAGCCCATCCGTATTTCAAACATGCCGAAGCCGCGTTTGCGCAAATTCCGCCGGCGGCGGAGGGCTTGTCCCGGCTGCAGGCGGCTTTTGAAGAAGCCGGGGAGGATTTTATCGCCATCGAGCTGAAGACCATGATCGCCCGTCTGGACGAGCTGCGCGAGCTGCTTGCCAGCGGTCCGCAAGGCTAGAGCGTTTCGGAAACCTGGGGCTTAGGCGACTAGATCCACGACAGTGAGGTTGGTACGATGCGGGTTCATACGTTCACCATTCAAACCGAGTTGCAGCGGGAAGATTTGCTGGCCATTTCAAACCAGTCGGCTCGTTTTATATCCGACTTGAAGCTGGAGTTTACAAATAACGACACCCTCCATACGGTCGACGTTAAAAGCCTGATCGGCATGCTGCTCGTCCCGATTTCTTCCGGTACGGAGGTTCGGCTTTCCGCGCAGGGGAAGGACGAGGAAGAGGCGCTCGAATACGTATTGGGACTGTTCGAGAAGCACGTTGTCAGCTAACGGCCAGCCCTGTTCCGCAGGAAGGGAAGCCCGGCTGCGGTGTACATGCGAAACCCCGCTTCGGCGGGGTTTTTTGCTGTGAGCAGCGGCCGCCGGGGGTAACTGCACCCGGATTCGTGCCGGGCAAAAAAACGGGCGCATGCCGGTTCTTAAGGCGAGGCGGAGCGGGGTAACGGCCCCGCGCCAATCTATTCTTCCATTCATAGAATGTGGAAGGAAAGAATATGGAGGCGACGATATGCCGGTATGGGATTCGGGGCTCATCGTTAATCGCGGCATCGCGCGAACGGAACAAGTAACGGTATCGCTGGTCAATCGGGGATGGCGAAGGCAGACGGTTACCCTCCAAATCTATACGCTGGAACCGGACCGGACCGGACCGGGCTGCGTGCACGAAAACGAGCGATGCACCCTGCCCCTTGAATCGGCCGGCAGAAGCGGGAGCGCGTGGAGCTGGTCCGCGAACGTCTCGGAGCTGCCGGCTTTCGGCGTTCGCATCGGAGCGGCCGGCCCCGGAGCCCAAGGGCTCGTCGTCTCCGCCTTGCAATTCGGCGCGGACGGGCAGCTGCTGGCGAGCCGGACGCTGGAAGCCGCTCAATGGGGACCGGAGGAGCCCGGGCTTGCGTTCGTGGTTAACCATACGCAGCATACGGTGACGGCGGTGCAAACGGCCGGCGGCTGGCATGCGGCGACAATCGATATGGGAGATGGCAGTCTGCCGCGCCAAATCGCCGTAACGGCGGACGGCTCACGTGCTTTCGTTACCTGCCAAGGCGATAAAACGGTCAAAATCGTCGATACGGTGCTGCAGTCCGTCTGCGGCGAATTGACGTTTCCCGAAAGGGCGGTGCCGTTTGCCGTCGCGGCTTCGCCGGTCGGCCGGAAAATATACGCCACGACGCTGGTTGAAGAATACGCCGCGGTGGTCGACGCCGCCGAAGGCGCATTCATCAGGCTGATCCGCCTTCCGAAAGGAAGCGACCCGTCCGCGGTCGCCATGTCGCCGGACGGGACGAAAGCTTACTGCTGTCTCGCCGGCGCCGGGGCGGTTGCCGTCATCGATGCGGAGCAGGACCGGCTCATAACGACGGTCAAACTGCCGCCGGGCAGCCAGCCGTCCGCAGCGGCTTTCGCTCCCGGCGGCGAATATGCCTATATTGCCGACGCCGGACTGGATCAGGTGCACATCATAAGAACACGGTCGAATGCTGTCTGCGGCACCATAGAGCTTGACCGCGGCAGTTCCCCGCAGCATCTCGCCGTAACCCCCGACGAAGCGCTTATTTATGCGGCATGCAGCAGGAGCGACGAAATTGCCGTGCTCAACCCGCTGCTGAGGAAGGTGCTCACCACGATCGAGCTGCCCGGCGGGAGCAGTCCATCGGCGCTTGCGATGACTCCTGACGGGCTTAAGGTGCTGGCCGCGATGCTGGCGTTCGGTTATGTCGCGGCCATCGACGTGCAGAGCCAGCAGCCGGTCGCGATTATTCCGACGGGCGGTTTTCCGTCCTCGGTCGCCGTCTCGCCCTGCCTGTTTCTATAAGATCCAAGCGGTATTTGCCGGAAGGCGGGCCGCTTCTAATTCCGGCGGGCGGCCGGGGACCATATTTTGAGAGAGGCGGAAGCCTTTAAATGATAAGGGGCTATCCTTGGCTGTGCCAGACAAAAGGATAACCCCTTGATTCTTCATTCGGTCAACGCAGGCTTTCCGTACGGAAAGCCTGCGCTCACATCGCTCGTTCCGATCGTGTCGTCGGTTTTATTGCTTTCCTTCCAGCGGCAGCCAGTTCAGCACGCGCTGAATATTGGCGTCCCAGTAGCCCCATTCGTGCTCGCCCGGGCCTTCTTCATATGTAAGCGGCAGACCGAGCTTCAGGGCGTGGTCGCGGAAGCGGACGTTGTCCTTGTACAGGAAATCTTCCGTTCCGCAGCATTGGAACATCGCGGGGGAAGGGGCGCCCGATGCAGCCAGGTCGGCTGCGAGCCGCATCGGATCGTTTCGGCTGCCGACCGCTTCCTCGCGGCTGCCGAATATGTTCCCCATCTCCTCCGAACGCCGTTCCATCAGGCTGTCGAGACAAACCGCGCCCGACAGGCTGGCAACCGCCGCATACCGGTCCGGATGACTCAGCCCGAGCTTGAATGCGCCGTAGCCGCCCATCGACAGGCCGGCCGCGAACGTATCCTCCCTGCGGTCCGAGAGCGGGAAGAACGAGCGGGCCAAGGCCGGCACCTCCTCGCTGATAAATTCCCAATACCGGCCGCCGCGTTTCATGTCCGTATAGTAGCTGCGCTGAACGGCCGGCATGACGACGGCCAGCCCGAGCGGAGCGACGTACCGCTCGATCGACGTGCGGCGAAGCCAAATCGTATGATCGTCCGACATGCCGTGCAGCAGGAAAAGCGTCGGATGCTTGCCGCCCGAAACGCGCGTCTCCATGCCGATCTGCGTGTACGTCGTCTGCGGCAATATAACCGTCATCGACGTGGACAAGCCTAGCGCTTCCGAGAAAAAATCGCATTGAATTAGGGCCATTAAGATTGACCTCCTTATGAGATGGGTATTCGTGTCAACGTTATTATCGGCCCCCCCATTATAAACTCGGGCTCCTCTTTGAGACAATCCCAATTGGCGCCTTTTTCGCACGAATATTTCTCGGCATCGACACCTTTGGCGTCGGCCTCTTGAAGCCGGTGCGGGAGAATGTGCGGATACGCGCAAAATAACGTCAAAATGCGGTATGCTAAAGGCAGATCGTCCAGCCGCCGGGCAGCGCGCGAGCGGTGCGGCGGCGTACGAGAAGGAGGAAAAGGATGCAGACCGATTCGCGGCAAACGAAGCCGCCGGCAGCCGAGCGGGGGGCCGGACAATGGGATAAGCCGTTCATCAAGGCGAACGCGGAAGCCTTGAAGGCATGGAAAATAAAAGACATCGTCGTCCTCCGCGGGGACGAATTGGCGATCGAATGGCACGAATCCGGCTTGGACAAGGTGGCGGCCGTTTATTCCTGCACGAAAAGCGTGCTGTCCGCGCTGATCGGCATCGCGATCGAACAGGGCCGGATCGGAGGTATCCGGCAGCCGGCCGGCGATTTTTTCGGCGAGCTGAAGGAGGACGGCGACGTTCGCAAGCGGGAAATTACGATTGAACATCTGCTGACGATGACGCCGGGCTTCGATTGGCCGGATTTCGACAAGCCGTACTGGAAAATGAAGCGCACGCCGGACTGGCTGCGTTTCGTGCTCGAACGGCCGATGGCCCATCAGCCGGGCACGGCGTTTACGTACAATTCCGGCGGCTCTCATCTGCTGTCTGCGATCATTACCCGGGCAACCGGCATGACGGCGGCGGAATATGCGGAACGGGAGCTGTTCGGCAAGCTGGGGTTTCGCGCCGTGCGCTGGAACGGCCAGGGCGGGGTCAGCGAAGGCGGGACCGGCATGCATATGACCTCGCTGGACATGGCGAGGTTCGGGCTGCTTTATTTGCGCGGCGGACGATGGAACGGCGAGCAGATCGTGCCGGCCGGCTGGGTGCGGGAGTCCGTTGCCGTCCGGAGCAAGGGACTGCAGCATTACGATCCGCCGATTTTCGGAGGGTACGGCTATCACTGGTGGATTTCGCCGCAGGAGGTGAACGGCTGCGCCGATTGTTATTTCGCTAAAGGGTACGGCGGCCAATATATTTTCGTCCTGCCGGCGCTTGACCTGGTTGCCGCGGTCCGCAAGGAGCCGACGGGCAGGAACGAGGCCATGCTGTCGAAGCGGATGCTGTTCGAGCGAATCGTGCCGTTTCTGCGGAAACGGGGACAAATTCCGAATTAGCCGATCCCGTTCATATTCCGTTCAAAAAACGAAGGTAAGCTGGTTCCAAGAGCGAAACAGCCGCCGTTTTATACGGCAGGGACCAAAGGATGGGATAGAAAATGAAGGACACCGCCCAATCGGCCGGCAGCGGTCTTGAGAAAGGAAGCTGGCGCTTGTTTTTGCGCATGCTGTCGCAAACGAAACCGCCGCGGGCGCTGATGGCGATCGCGCTCGTCATGAGCGTCGTCTCGACGGCAGCGGCGCTCGTCATTCCGATGGCGACGAAAAATCTGGTCGACGGCTTCTCGATCAGCAGACTGAGCTTCGGGCAGATCGCCGGCATCGCCGGCATCTTAATTGCGCAGGCCGCCGCCAGCATGGCTTCGATTTATATGCTGAACAGGATCGGCCAGCAGATCGTCGCAGGCCTGCGCGACCGGCTGTGGCGCAAGCTGCTCGTCCTGCCGGTCGGCTACTACGATAACCACCGGACGGGCGAGACGATCAGCCGGATGACAAACGACACCGGGGTCGTCAAAGCGCTGATCGCGGAGCATTTAACCGGCTTTCTGACCGGTATCATTTCGGTTTGCGGCTCCGTCGCGCTTCTCCTGTATATGGACTGGCGAATGACGGCCGTCATGCTCGGCGTCATCCCGATTGCGGCGCTGTTCCTCGTCCCGCTCGCCCGGCAGATGTACCGGATCTCCAAAGGGCTGCAGGACGAAACGGCGTCGTTTACGGCCGTGCTGACCCAGGTGCTGTCCGAGATCCGGCTCGTGAAAGCGTCGAACGCCGAAGCGCGGGAGTACGAGAGCGGAAACCTGGGCATTACCCGCCTGTTCCGGTTCGGCCTGCGGGAAGCCAAGGTGCAGGCGATGATTGCGCCGCTCATGTTTCTGATTATGATGATGCTGCTCGTCGTCATCGTCGGCTATGGCGGCATGCGCGTATCCTCCGGCGCGCTTTCGGCCGGCGAGCTGGTCGCCTTTATTTTGTACCTGATTCAAATCGTCATGCCGATGACGCAGATCACGAACTTCTTCACCCAGTTTCAAAAGGCGGTCGGGGCGACCGGGCGCATCATCGCGATTCTGGAGACGGAAGAAGAGCCGCATCAAGGCGGCGCCGACGTCGGCCGCGGGCAGCTGGCGCTTCAAGTCGATCAGCTTTCCTTCGAATACAAAGCCGGGGAGCCGGTGCTTTCCGGCATCAGCTTCGGCGTCCGCCCGGGCACGGTCACGGCGATCGTGGGCCCAAGCGGCAGCGGGAAAACGACGCTGCTCAGCCTGTTGGAACGGTTTTACCGGCCGACGTCAGGAACAATCCGGCTGGGCGGACGGCCGATCGACGAGTTTTCGCTGAAGTCGTGGCGCGGGCAGTTCGGCTACGTCTCGCAGGAAAGTCCGCTGCTCGCCGGCACGATCCGCGACAACATCTGCTACGGCATCGATGCCCCGGTTTCGGACGAGGAGCTGCGCCGGGCTGCGGCAATGGCGTACGCGGACGGGTTTATCGAAGAGCTTCCGGACGGGTACGACACGGAGGTCGGCGAGCGCGGTATCAAGCTGTCCGGCGGGCAGCGGCAGCGGATCGCGATCGCCCGGGCGCTGCTGCGCAATCCGAAAATTTTGATGCTCGACGAAGCGACGTCGAGCTTGGACAGCAAATCGGAGCAGGTCGTTCAGGATGCGCTGAAAAACCTGATGGCCGGCAGGACGACGCTCGTCATCGCGCACCGGCTGTCGACGGTCGTCGACGCCGACCAAATCGTCTTTATCGAGAAGGGCAGGCTAACCGGTATCGGTACGCACGAGCAGCTGCTTGCTTCGCACGATCTGTACCGGGAATTCGCGACGCGGCAGCTCCGCCTGGACGGAGGTAACGGCGAGCGCCGGCAAAACGGCCGGCCGGAAGGCTCCTTCGAACGTGCCGCCGGCCTGGACAGTGCCCCAAGCGCCGCCCGCGCGCAGCGATTGCTCGGTCATTAACGGGAAATGGAAAGTTGCGGCACATGTCCAGGCTCGACGCTCCGTCGAGCCTGGACAGTTTCCGCGGCTTTCCTTTTTTGCTTGATGAAGCTCCCACGCACGCATCATACCGATTTGGCTAATCCGCTTTTTTCCTGGAAGTCTCTTCCCCGGCCTCGTTCATTTTTGTTAAACTCTTTAATAGGCCTGCTCGCAGCAGGAGGGAACGCCTTGAAGAGGACGAATTATGAAGGGGCTTAGGCGCATGAGCAAACAGATTCTCATCGTGGACGACGATCCGAAAATCGCGCAGCTCGTCGAAATTTATTTGCTAAACGAAGGGTACTCGGTGCGAAAGGCCGGCGACGGGCTTCAGGCGCTCGAGCTAATCGAACGCGAGCCCGTCGATCTTGTCATCCTGGACATCATGATGCCCGGACTGGACGGGCTCGGTGTTTGCCTGCGCATCCGCGAACGCCGGACGACGCCGATTCTGATGATCAGCGCCAAAGACGGCGACATGGACAAAATTACCGGCCTGATGACCGGCGCCGACGATTATATGGTCAAGCCGTTTAACCCGCTGGAGCTTGTCGCACGGGTAAAATCGCTGCTCAGGCGGACTTACTACCAGACGCAGCCGCAGCCGCCCCAGCAGGAGCATCTGATTCGCATCCAGTCGCTGGTCATTGACAAGCTGACGCATTCGGTCCAGATCGACGGCAGGCCGATCAAGCTGACGCCGATCGAATTCGGCATTCTCCATCTGCTCGCCAGCCAGCCGGGGCGCGTGTTCAGCTCGGAGGACATTTTCGAAACGATCTGGAAAGAGAAATATTACGAATCGAACAATTCGGTCACGGTCCATATGAGCCGTTTAAGGGACAAGCTGGTCAAGGAAATGGACGGGGAAAAGCTGATCCATACGGTGTGGGGGGTCGGCTATAAAATTGAAGCTTAGAAGGATCGTCCCGCTCGTATGGAGCCTGATTTCGACGACGCTCGCTTTGTTCGCCCTTACCTTGATCGGCAAAGTGCTGCTCTACTCGACTTTCGCGCGCATCGACGTGCTGACCGTCTTCCGCTGGCTGAACCGCTGGATCGGCTACCCCGATACGTACGGCATCGCCGCGGTGCCGCTCTTTCTTGCGTTCGCCGCTTATTTCTTCGCCCGGGACAAGCGGATCCAGAAAGAGGCGTATATCGCCACGATCGCCGAGAACGTCCAGCGGATCGCCGGCGGCGATTTCCAGCACAAGGTGCCGGTCCGGCAAATCGGCGAGCTGGGGCAGCTCGCCGACAATATCAACCGGTTCGTCGAGCAGCTGAAGCTGTCGCTGGAGGAAGAGCGCCGGGCGCAGCAGACGAAGAACGAGCTGATTACCAACGTCTCGCACGATCTCCGCACGCCGCTTACGACGATAACCGGCTATCTCGGTCTGATCGAGCAGGATCTGTACCGTGACGAGGTGGAGCTGCGCTATTATATTTCGCTCGTATACGAGGAGTCGGAACGGATGAGCCAGCTCATCCAGGATTTGTTCGAATATACGCGGCTGCGGAACAACGAGATGAGGCTGCAGACGGAACTGATCAATCTCGGGGAAATGCTTCGCCAGCTGACGGAGCAGTTCCGTCTGCAGCTGGATCAGGCCGGCCTGGAGCCGCGCATCCGCATCGGCGCGTATCCGCTGATGGCCGCTGCGGACGGCAACAAGCTGCGCCGGGTGTTCGAGAATTTGATGATGAATGCGATTAAATACGGCAAGGACGGGCGTTACCTCGATATTGACGGGTGCATCGATAACGGCGAGGTTGTCATTGATCTGATCAATTACGGCGAAATCATTCCGCAGTCCGATTTGCCGAATATTTTCGAGCGATTTTACCGGGTGGAGAAATCCCGCTCGACTTATACGGGCGGCTCCGGGCTCGGCCTCGCCATCGCCAAGCAAATCGTCGAGCTGCACGGAGGCTCGATCGGCGCGTCCAGCGGGCCGGAAGGAACGGTGTTCAGCGTCCGCCTGAAAGCGGCGGCTTGACACGCCTGTCCGGCGGTTACCGGGCATCGGGCCGTTCTTTATTTTTGTTGTGGAAATCGTAAGCTTTTCGCAATATTTTCGTACAGGCGGTTTAAGCATCCGGGAAGATAATGGTCTTAACGAGATCGACCCGAGAGGAGTTGTCCCCTTTGACAGCCGCCGCCTGGATGAAAAAAACGTTACGGCTTACGCTGGCGTTTGCCGCTCTGTTCCTGTTTCTTTCC
This genomic window from Paenibacillus humicola contains:
- a CDS encoding cbb3-type cytochrome c oxidase subunit I; amino-acid sequence: MLDHIKQFASEFFVTGDPLILGAQVSIALATVAVVFVLTYFHKWGWLWREWLTSVDHKRIGIMYIICSLLMLFRGGVDALLMRLQLAVPNAHFLEPEHYNQIFTTHGVIMILFMAMPLMFGLFNVVVPLQIGARDVAYPFLNSLSFWMFFWGAMLFNVSFIIGGSPDAGWLSYPPLSELSHSPGIGQNFYIWGIQISGIGSLATGINFIVTILKMRAPGMKLMKMPMFSWSVLASCVAIIFAFPILTVTLALLFLDRFLGAHFFTLASGGNPMMYINLIWMWGHPEVYIVVLPAFGVFSDVVATFAKKKLFGYKSMVFAMMSISIMSFFTWLHHFFTMGTGADVNVFFAITTMIIAIPTGVKIFNWLFTMFRGRITFSTPMMWTVAFIPCFVVGGMTGVLLSVAPADFQFHNSYFLIAHFHQVLIGGVVFGYFAGLYYWWPKIFGFKLNEHLGKWAFWFWNIGFYVCFMPQYFLGLMGMTRRTYTYDFDMGWGPLNLISTIGGFLMGLAFLFQVWQIAHSIKFMQRDTTGDPWNGRTLEWSIPSPAPLYNFAVLPQVEATDDWWETKEKLAAGEKPKPQGPIEPIHMPKNSAIPFVKSTLWFFAGFGFVWDWLWLAIPAMIGIGICMLARSFSYDTDYYIPVDEIRQTEAKMRRATV
- the cyoC gene encoding cytochrome o ubiquinol oxidase subunit III; this translates as MAHAHAAASEHVHDDHHGHHEHDGHHDQESLKLFGFWIFLITDCILFGTLFATYVVLRNSTAGGPEAHELFEMPGVIAETFILLTSSFTSGLAVLSMHQGSKRGLIGWLAVTAVLGASFVGLEVTEFVKMVTVEHATIATSGFLSGFFVLVGTHGLHVSVGLIWMTALMIQIGRRGITSVTTRKVGVISLYWHFLDVVWIFVFTVVYLMGVM
- the cyoD gene encoding cytochrome o ubiquinol oxidase subunit IV — translated: MAQTESAAAHHNGHGHGGGNASHGSLKSYVIGFVLSIVLTIIPLVVVMNHMLGRTGTMILIVAMAVLQFAVQLLFFMHLREGENARWNVLALVLGLVVLITIVAGSIWIMTYNTPNM
- a CDS encoding HPr family phosphocarrier protein, which produces MRVHTFTIQTELQREDLLAISNQSARFISDLKLEFTNNDTLHTVDVKSLIGMLLVPISSGTEVRLSAQGKDEEEALEYVLGLFEKHVVS
- a CDS encoding YncE family protein codes for the protein MPVWDSGLIVNRGIARTEQVTVSLVNRGWRRQTVTLQIYTLEPDRTGPGCVHENERCTLPLESAGRSGSAWSWSANVSELPAFGVRIGAAGPGAQGLVVSALQFGADGQLLASRTLEAAQWGPEEPGLAFVVNHTQHTVTAVQTAGGWHAATIDMGDGSLPRQIAVTADGSRAFVTCQGDKTVKIVDTVLQSVCGELTFPERAVPFAVAASPVGRKIYATTLVEEYAAVVDAAEGAFIRLIRLPKGSDPSAVAMSPDGTKAYCCLAGAGAVAVIDAEQDRLITTVKLPPGSQPSAAAFAPGGEYAYIADAGLDQVHIIRTRSNAVCGTIELDRGSSPQHLAVTPDEALIYAACSRSDEIAVLNPLLRKVLTTIELPGGSSPSALAMTPDGLKVLAAMLAFGYVAAIDVQSQQPVAIIPTGGFPSSVAVSPCLFL
- a CDS encoding alpha/beta hydrolase; amino-acid sequence: MALIQCDFFSEALGLSTSMTVILPQTTYTQIGMETRVSGGKHPTLFLLHGMSDDHTIWLRRTSIERYVAPLGLAVVMPAVQRSYYTDMKRGGRYWEFISEEVPALARSFFPLSDRREDTFAAGLSMGGYGAFKLGLSHPDRYAAVASLSGAVCLDSLMERRSEEMGNIFGSREEAVGSRNDPMRLAADLAASGAPSPAMFQCCGTEDFLYKDNVRFRDHALKLGLPLTYEEGPGEHEWGYWDANIQRVLNWLPLEGKQ
- a CDS encoding serine hydrolase domain-containing protein is translated as MQTDSRQTKPPAAERGAGQWDKPFIKANAEALKAWKIKDIVVLRGDELAIEWHESGLDKVAAVYSCTKSVLSALIGIAIEQGRIGGIRQPAGDFFGELKEDGDVRKREITIEHLLTMTPGFDWPDFDKPYWKMKRTPDWLRFVLERPMAHQPGTAFTYNSGGSHLLSAIITRATGMTAAEYAERELFGKLGFRAVRWNGQGGVSEGGTGMHMTSLDMARFGLLYLRGGRWNGEQIVPAGWVRESVAVRSKGLQHYDPPIFGGYGYHWWISPQEVNGCADCYFAKGYGGQYIFVLPALDLVAAVRKEPTGRNEAMLSKRMLFERIVPFLRKRGQIPN
- a CDS encoding ABC transporter ATP-binding protein, with the translated sequence MKDTAQSAGSGLEKGSWRLFLRMLSQTKPPRALMAIALVMSVVSTAAALVIPMATKNLVDGFSISRLSFGQIAGIAGILIAQAAASMASIYMLNRIGQQIVAGLRDRLWRKLLVLPVGYYDNHRTGETISRMTNDTGVVKALIAEHLTGFLTGIISVCGSVALLLYMDWRMTAVMLGVIPIAALFLVPLARQMYRISKGLQDETASFTAVLTQVLSEIRLVKASNAEAREYESGNLGITRLFRFGLREAKVQAMIAPLMFLIMMMLLVVIVGYGGMRVSSGALSAGELVAFILYLIQIVMPMTQITNFFTQFQKAVGATGRIIAILETEEEPHQGGADVGRGQLALQVDQLSFEYKAGEPVLSGISFGVRPGTVTAIVGPSGSGKTTLLSLLERFYRPTSGTIRLGGRPIDEFSLKSWRGQFGYVSQESPLLAGTIRDNICYGIDAPVSDEELRRAAAMAYADGFIEELPDGYDTEVGERGIKLSGGQRQRIAIARALLRNPKILMLDEATSSLDSKSEQVVQDALKNLMAGRTTLVIAHRLSTVVDADQIVFIEKGRLTGIGTHEQLLASHDLYREFATRQLRLDGGNGERRQNGRPEGSFERAAGLDSAPSAARAQRLLGH
- a CDS encoding response regulator transcription factor, yielding MSKQILIVDDDPKIAQLVEIYLLNEGYSVRKAGDGLQALELIEREPVDLVILDIMMPGLDGLGVCLRIRERRTTPILMISAKDGDMDKITGLMTGADDYMVKPFNPLELVARVKSLLRRTYYQTQPQPPQQEHLIRIQSLVIDKLTHSVQIDGRPIKLTPIEFGILHLLASQPGRVFSSEDIFETIWKEKYYESNNSVTVHMSRLRDKLVKEMDGEKLIHTVWGVGYKIEA
- a CDS encoding HAMP domain-containing sensor histidine kinase gives rise to the protein MKLRRIVPLVWSLISTTLALFALTLIGKVLLYSTFARIDVLTVFRWLNRWIGYPDTYGIAAVPLFLAFAAYFFARDKRIQKEAYIATIAENVQRIAGGDFQHKVPVRQIGELGQLADNINRFVEQLKLSLEEERRAQQTKNELITNVSHDLRTPLTTITGYLGLIEQDLYRDEVELRYYISLVYEESERMSQLIQDLFEYTRLRNNEMRLQTELINLGEMLRQLTEQFRLQLDQAGLEPRIRIGAYPLMAAADGNKLRRVFENLMMNAIKYGKDGRYLDIDGCIDNGEVVIDLINYGEIIPQSDLPNIFERFYRVEKSRSTYTGGSGLGLAIAKQIVELHGGSIGASSGPEGTVFSVRLKAAA